CGCTTCCACGCCGTGCGCAGGCCGGTGGCGCCAGGCGCGGCCGTCccctcgcgcgcgcgccgccgagcaGTACCGTCCTTCCATGTCTCGTCCTGAACATGCGCCGCACGGCGCTCGAATGACGTCGAGGAAGCAAGCCGTGgtcatccggcggcggcgcaccattCACGGACGATTGGCTCCACCAGCACGCGGCTGCGCATGCGCCTCGCGCGGGCTTCAaaccatgccgccgccgcggcgtccactGGGCACAGCAGTGTTGAATGCCCTTTGCTCCACTCAATGGAACTATGGAAGACAGAATAGGGTAACCTCTTCCCCCTGGAGTCCATCGACGAATCGAGCTCCGCATTCTCTTTGCACAGGCTCTTGCAATGTCGCAGTTGCTATACGAGGTCAGCGAGAGCGGATCTCCGGCGTTCGCAGCGCAGGGGGTGCTCGTGGACGCGCAGCCGATTGGCGAGCACCAAGGCACGCCCGGAACTGTTGGTTGAGCCGGCTCGAGCAGCGCGCGGCCAGGCACGCGAGGCGGCGAGGGAGCTCGTTCTTGCACGAACGACgagagcgcggccgcggccgctcgTCGTGCTGGGTATCACGCGCGCGGCGAGTGCCAACAATCGCACGGACGGAGCAGGAGAGGGCCCCAAGGGTCGGAGCCACGGCCACCCCGCGTCGTGCTCTCCCGCCTTGCAAGGCACCTACACGAGTGCTGGCTGCTCTGTCCGGCGGCGCTAGGGCCATCTCGGACCTCTCCGAGTTTTTACATGGAAGGAGTAGACGGTGGTCGGGATGCTCAGATCTACGGAGTCGTGGCCTGCTCAAGGTGggtggcggcgtgggcggcgatgGCTCGCTGTTGGGTGGCGACCTTGCCTAGACTAAGTTCTGGGGAAGGATTTGGACGCCGGTGATCGTTCCCGGAGGGAGTTCGGAGGTGGCATGTGGGAGACGGTGGCTTCGACCGGCGTCGCGTTCCAGCATGCGGATTTATCCCGAGGCCTAAGTGCAGCGGAGgtccgccggcggcagcgcggtggcggtggcggtggcggtggcggctgcgggtTGCTTTCATCCTCGACGTCCACGTGTGAAGAGGTGGGCCTCACCAGTCTGTACCGGTGCGCCGGTGAGCTGAGCAGGGTGTCACGACTCTCGTGTCGTTCGTCAGCGGTCAGGTCGAGAGAAGCCTAAGTGCTCGTCCCTCATGCTACCGGCGACTGCGGCGACTGCGGCCAGAGTTGTGGTTCAACCTGTTCTTCGCCGACGGGCCGGCATTGGGCGGAGCTTCGGGCGAAAGTCTATCCCGGCGCTGGTGTCGGGGTCAGCAACGGCGGCATCTTCGAATGTCGTGAACCTCCGTGGAGGCGTTGGTTGAGGGGCTCCCTGCTTGGTCTTTGATTTTCCAGGTGAAAACCTTTCTCGGCTAACCggaggggcggcgacggcggcttcgACGTCGTATACTTCTTGGAGGTGTTGCCTTGGAAATCAAGTGATCGGCTTcaactgtggaggagtggtttgGTGAGCGGTTCGAGGTTTGTTTGGAGCATggacggagaagaagattgaagattagtcttcctttttctttttgttagtGTGTTTTTCTTCATGTTTCTTGATTTACCTCGGTGTGAGGTTTAGAGTCTAAGTACTCTCGTGTCGTGTAACCTTTGGCCGTATATATCCACTTGTGGATATAGAGGCTGGGATTTtattccttaatctaaaaaaacacGAGTGCTCGACGAGTTCTCCATTCTATGCAAGGGAACCCAGAGCTCTGCCATCGGACGCTTCCTTCTTGGGCAGGAGAGTGCACGGCCACCTATCCATTCTTGGGGACACAACGGGCCACCGCCGGGGCACCCCGCGTCGCATCGCCGGATAATGGGATACATCCACGTCGATCGTGGCCGTGCAGATCCGATACAACGGCAACGAGAGACCTAGGGTCGGACGGTATTTGATTTACCGTCCACCTCCACACCCGGACAGCAATTCAACTACCCACCACCCCTTAAGCCTCGCTGTGTCGTGACCGCCGCCATCGATAGCAACCACGCCTCCCTGGCCTCTAGTGCGAGGTCCTCGTGCCCGATGCTTGCCGTCTGTGCTTCCCGAATatgccggcgccgcgccgcccaaaGCTCGCCGTCGCGCATGCCGGATAACGCGTGGTCTTTTCGCTCCTGCCGCTGATCATCAGAGTACCTACCACCCGTGTTCGCATCGGCGTGGATCCGGTGGCCATCGACGTGAACTCTGGCGTACATCGCGGAGCAACCTCGCTCGCACGGTGGCCATCGACGCACGTAGTGAGAATCTTGCAGCACTACGGCAGCGAGCCAGCGACACGACGGAGGTTCGTGGCGCCAGTGGGCTACGGGGAGGACGACGGTGGTGTACTGTCACACCCGATTTCAAAAAGAAGCCgaatgcgtgtgtgtgtgtgtgtgtatatatatatatatatatatatatatatatatatatatatatatatatatatatatatatatatatcaggaTCAAGTTCTATACATATAGCGAAAATAatagtgaataatcagtacaaTAACtcgaaaaaataaataaaataattataaaaaacTATCATAGTTATACAGGTTATCCTGAAAACGAAGACTTCAatttcacaggcaatcgactgggggccgcgtacgcctagaactcagcatcatcttcgaaAACTTTATACCTtcttcttctgagcagcagtaagtaagggtgagtacacttatggttggtactcagcaaggccacaagaaataaccagaatataATTTAAGTCCATCTTcaattaaattaatcatgtgagggtccaagccggtcttaaccgtgagcacggctgatatatcagttttacactctgcagtggttgtacactttcaccacaattcgcgtaaaagttccgaataattttgaacccaaccacgcaatgtgctagctaggcacaataccacacttccgaggtgtgattgcatagggacgctatgaGGCATTTACAAAGATTCTCTAacctatgacaatccgctaagatTTCAAGTcaaagtggtcataacactgtcttaatgaggtggtaccttactaaaggaccattaaacaataccaattgccccaagaggaccgagctataccccatcgatgcatcccctcttgccctttcggtaagattgtcacaagctagagtctctaattaattagccaagaccagaaccatgtagtattgtggttatactgttttcttgggtggttctccatgctccaattaattcataatactcttgtaaataagtatagatagaagtatgattagggtcacttgccttgcTCCAACAAAAAGTTACTCTTagtgctcttcagcttttgctcacttggaattcttgattcttcaatcttcgaacggcgatccttctactcggagcaactatggagcaaacatacaaaacaaacaacaagtatatctaagaacaatacaccaaaataaAAGACAAGCTTTAAAAGAGCGCACTAAAGGGTAGGGCTTGCTGCTACGGTTACACTAGCGCAAGAAACGCAGAAAACGGAGCTAGGGTTGAAAAGAAACAGCTATTCTATGGgctaaacggtgcttcagggaCCTAGTTGCGATTAACCAaaaggttaaggactaacaAAAAACATTTGTGAGACACAGCAAAGTGTGatcacagaggataacaaggtgatAAGGCTACTACACAACGTTGCAAGGATCATGTGAGCCCAAGAATTGATGAAAACGAGACAAtaacgaagaagttatggctaaaacatggttctaggggcttaattgtAAAGGTCTTGAAAGAACAGGGGCTCTGGGtgaagaaaccagggacctaaaacataattaaacactaAATGCAGGGGCTAGCTGGCAAAACTGCAGCtcagggacggcgggttctattttagaaaaGTCCAAGGGTCAAAACATAAAATAAAGAGTTGTTTTGCGATTACTTTTGAACTAGCATGGACTGCGGGTCGATTTCAAGAAAACtgagggtctcttttgcaaaacttcaaAGGGTTGATCGGTATAGGGTTGTTTGACTCAGCTAAGATTTGATCTGGGCCATTGGATGGAGATCCAAGGGCTAGGGTTTTGCGGGGCGGaacgggcggcgctggcggtggCGCTAGCGCCGGCGGTGAGGCTTGGGCGGCGGCAGATCGCTGGCGTAGGCCGAAACGGCCGTCCGGGCACCATTTCGAGCTCGGATTGGCCTGGGAGAGGTAACGCGCGACGGGGAACGCGTCTAGAGGGTCGGCTCGGGACGCAGACGCGACGGCGGGCACGCTCGGCGGCGAGAGGCGGCACTGTGGTGACGACGAGCTATAGCGCGCGAGGGGAGGCAAGAGAAAGGGGAAAAAGGGCTGATGCAGATCTTTACCCCAACACGAAGCTTCAGCGGTGCTTGGACGTCGAGATGGGGCGTCGGAACGGTGGCACGGCGAGCGACTCGAGCTTCCGAgctccaatggcggcggcggctacggtTTGAGCGAGGAGATGCTACGGGTTGAAGGAGGGGTCCAGAGGAGGGGACACGGTGCTATTTATAGAGCGGGCAGGAGcgtcttggcgtgcgcgccaagGGAGGCCGGGCGAGGCGGGCAGCGGCCGGACTTTGCGAGAGTCCGAGCTCGTCCCGAGCTCGAGGATGaccccgacaggcgggcccgcctgtcggcggcAGAGAGAAGGGGGcgccgggttgggctggggaAGGAGATGGGCCGGCGGTGGGTTTTGAGCCGCAGgtaagaaaagagagggagaaaggGTAGATGGCGAACTGGGCCGGatcaaagggaaagaaaaagaaagaaggaagaaaggaaatggaatttgggctgggccaaaagaaatgaaggagagagaggttttcttttccttttttttaaacaaaagatccaaacaattcaattcaaatttaaatttagagaattcaaattcaaattgaacaaacaataaaataatgcattgcaggatgaatgcaacacaaacaaacaacctcatttaatttagaaaacaaccaatatttatttatttttacactaaattctctgtgaagaaaacaaatgttgaaaaaaatttaaaactatgagaaaattgttgatttatttttaattttaatcacattctgaaatccaaaaattttgtGACATGTACGCATTTATTGCTTGCTGTGTACGCGTCAAGACATCATTTGTTGCTTTTAACATCGGAAAAGGATAGGTCATAAAGAAAAGtcgggaggaggaggtgagcaCTATAGGAGGCAGGGCCAAAAAAAATTGGTACTAGTAAGGGATGTCATCAATTGGTCAAAATTGTAAGTAAATGACCATACGAGGATTTAGATTTAGTCTGAACAACAGAAAATGACCCTTTCCTTATTACTCCCATACGCTCACAGCTACTACATACTTTTACACGAACCACACCACACGGCACACGCACCAATAATAGTAGATAAATGGATCGGTTAATTGCCTTAGGCAAGAATCTCGTCGAGAGACTTGGGCTTGGGCACGGCCAACTCCTTGCTAGCGctcaactgctgctgctgctgctgcttctcggCCTTGGCCTGCTTCTTGAGCTTGGCGAGCTTGATGTCGCGCGCCATCTTGCGCCTGTACATCTCCGCGAAGGTGATGGGCTCGTCCATGATGGGCGCCTCCCCCTCCCGCACGGCCAGCGGGTACACCGTCGCGTCCGGCGACGGGTTCTGGAACGTCGCGATCGACAGCCGGCTGCACTCCGAGTTCACCACCGCCTGGTGATCGGCGTTCTTGAACCTGCCGTTGCTCAGGAACTGCACGGACACACGCGTTCGTCGTAAGCACTACTATTCAGTATAATCGATAGGTCCGTGCTGCAGCTGCAAGTTTAACAAACTAGCTCACGCACGTGGCCGTGGTCGCCGAGGTTGACGACGAAGGCGCCCTCGACGGGCTTCACGGTGATCCAGGtccggccgccgtcgcgggTGGCCTGGAGCCCGCCGACGAGGTCCTGCAGCAGCAGCGTGATGGTGCCGGGGTCGGTGTGGCGCTTGAGGCCCAGCGTGAGGTCCGGCTGCGGGCACTTGGGGTAGAAGTTGACCACCACCTTCTGGTCCATGTCCACGCACGCCTTGGCCAGCGCGTCCGTGTCCAGACCCATCGCCTCGGACAGCAGGCCCAGGAGCTTGCAGGACAGGCCCATGAGCTGCTCGCTGTACTGCTCCACCACCGCGCGCCAAGCCGCCGGCTTGTCGGGCCACCGCGAGTAGTCGCGGGCCTCCACCGGGTACGAGAAGTAGGTCACGATCTCACGCCAGTCTTGCACTGCCTCCCCCTGCActtgccaattttttttttaattttgagtAGTTGTTCTCTGGTTTGCGTGTTCGTCTCTTTTAAGTTGCCCCAGCCCCACGCATCTGTTGGCCACGCTTAATACGTGAAGGTGTATCACGCCTACACGTACTTGGCAAACTAGCTAATTAAGTGTGTGGATGCATCGGGATCACAGAATGTTTCGTGCATCTTCATCATATTTATTTTCGATGTTTAGTTTAATTTTTGCGCAATCTAACAACGAGCCCGCCATGGAACGAAATGGCTGGTCCGATCAAGGTACCGTACCTGGAGGTGGCTGGAGACGATGAAGCCGCCCTTCTTGCCGCCGGACATGTCGAAGCGGAGCTTCTCCTCGGGCGGCAGCGCGAAGAATTCGCGCGCCAGGCGCGTCATCTCGGCCACGAGCGCGGCGTCCACGCCGTGCTCCACCACCTGGAAGATGCCCCAGCCCTCGCACGCCGCGGCCACCCGCGCGCGGATCTcgccccgccgctcgccgccgccgccgtcgatgccCTCGAGGGATATCACCGGCACCTCGTCGCTGAAGCTGTCGTGCGGCACCCTGGGCCGCTCGTCCTCCTCGCGCACGAACGACGGGCGCAGCGtcgcctccggcgccgccgtcgggaGGAACGGCACCGCGCTGCTCACCTGGGCCAtcatctgcgccgccgcctctcgctgctgctgctgctggtggtggtggtggtattgTACGCTGCACCCTGCTTTGGCAGAAGCgtgttatttatatatatatagccagcAGCATATATAGCGTGCGGAAGGCTGAGCAGGCGACGCGACGCGCAGCTAGCAGATTGCACGGTACAGTAGTACTAGAGTGTACAGGCACACGTAAGCTACTACTCCTAGCTAACATCCACCGACGGTCACAGGCATGTGCAGATGTGCTGTAGTAGCATTACTATATTTAATTTGTATTATGGCCACCGGTGGCTGCACCGCGGGCCAAACTCTCATGCTCAACTGCCGACTCGTGACGCGCGTGCAACTACCAACTACCATTCGTCGTCCAAGCATCCACGACTGCGCCGAGGGCAACCGACACGCCGCGGAGCTCCCATCCGCACGTCGCGTGCAAATTGTCCGGTGAGCGGCTGAGCGCGCGGGTGTTTGAAGGGTAGCTGCAATGGATGGCTGGAGCTTGCCTGCGTGTCCCCGTCCGGGACTCCGAACACGTGGACCAACTATAGGCCGACCCAGCTTCGAGCAAAAAAGGGCGAAAGGATAGCGATAGGAGTAACTAACGGAGGACGGAGCGGCGACAGGCTAGATGACGGCTCCGTTTGATGGTGGTGTGGGATAAACGATGGAAAATTTGCGACCACTGCTCTGGCAGTGACTATGACTCAGGTGAGAGAAACCGCCGGCTCCCAAAGCTCGTGGAGTTGGATCTTCAGATCCTGAATCTAGTTCAACTCTACAAGAAACTGGAAAGATCTCGCCAAAAATTACACAGCAACATATGAGATGTCAAACATCTATGGAAACATACCCGAGTAAATATTATCTTGCTCAACAAACACAGCAGCCAATTCAACCTGCAACAGAAGGTGGAATGATCCCGCCAGGATTGCAAGAACGTACGAACAACCTGTCAGCCATCGGAAGGCAAACTCAACTGTACAACAAGTGCTCGAACAATCCTCCACCAAAATTTCATGAACAAATGGTAAGtttgaaaacaatctaaacaaATCTGAGTAACTACATATCTTTCTTGGCACAGACGTAACTATTACTATTTATTTAAAGTGCCGTACATGTAACATGGTACAACATGAGAGAACCAAACCCCCTTTGGTGCTTTCTTCTCATATCCTCGGTACAATCAATCTTCCGGGCAACAATTTGCACCCATCAAGCAACGGACATTTTCTATGGTAAAATGGTAATGACACCAGACTCGTAGATTGGCAAGCATTGCCATCACTAGGTAGTAACTCCCAaccatatatatttttcttcgcTAGGTCATACGACTCAAACCGCAGGACCACCTGTATCTAAAACATTCTGTAAGAAGCATGCCTTGGCAGAAGGGTCGGTCAAAAACTGGCCCAACACTGCAATTGTTGCGGTGTTGCTCCTTATTTTCTCTACCCCTCTTGAGATCATGCAAATGTGGTTGGCCTCAACAACCACCATGACCCCATTGTGTGAAACGGAATAAACTGCTTCAGCTATCTGCCTTGTCATCCTTTCCTGAACCTGAAGCTTGCACCCATAGAAATGAACCAATGCCTGAAAATGTGACCGATCAATGCCTTCTCCGCTTCCACTGTCAAAATACCCAATGTGCACTACTCCATAGAAGGGCAGAAGATGGTGCTCACATTGAGCACAAAATGGCAAATGCAGCTCAGACCGGATTGCTCCATGATTTACCGTGCCTCCACCTGGCCTCTCATATATGCTGACATTACCAAGTGTAAAGCCATTCAGCTTCACATCTAGATTACATGCTCTGAACTTCATCAGCCACTGCACATAGCGTTGAGGAGTGCCTAAAAGTTCTTTCCTGAGGGGGTCCTCTCCAAGTGATAAGAGCATCGAGGTAACTGCAGAAACCATGCCATTAGTCGAGCTTTTCTTGCAGTGCCCATTAGAGAGTGGGACCTCATGAGACCTTAAGGGGCACCAAGGAATAGAGGCAGAATGGTTATCCACCTCCATGTCTACGCCCCTAAGCTTAAGAAGAGCCAAGAAGTCACTCCAGAAAGTGCTGTTTTCACCTTCGAAAACTCCGGAGCGAGATGAATGTGAAGTTCTAATCCAACCTTGCAAAGTCTTGCATTCCAAGTTTTCTGGCAAAGGGATGTGCCAGCACAGCAGAGCAACAGCCACACCAGCAGGTTGAATGCTAGCATGCAGTGCACCACAGACTTCGTTAGCTAATCTTTGAGGGTTTTGCAATCTCT
This sequence is a window from Panicum virgatum strain AP13 chromosome 7K, P.virgatum_v5, whole genome shotgun sequence. Protein-coding genes within it:
- the LOC120642074 gene encoding GTP cyclohydrolase 1-like — translated: MGALEEAHLAAAVAAACACEEEDDDLELLGGEAEPAAAAADAMEPAVRALLAGLGEDERREGLRRTPKRVAKAFRDGTRGYRQKVKDIVQGALFPEVGVDKRTGSAGGTGGQVVVRDIELFSYCESCLLPFSIQCHVGYVPSGGRVVGLSKLSRVSDVFAKRLQNPQRLANEVCGALHASIQPAGVAVALLCWHIPLPENLECKTLQGWIRTSHSSRSGVFEGENSTFWSDFLALLKLRGVDMEVDNHSASIPWCPLRSHEVPLSNGHCKKSSTNGMVSAVTSMLLSLGEDPLRKELLGTPQRYVQWLMKFRACNLDVKLNGFTLGNVSIYERPGGGTVNHGAIRSELHLPFCAQCEHHLLPFYGVVHIGYFDSGSGEGIDRSHFQALVHFYGCKLQVQERMTRQIAEAVYSVSHNGVMVVVEANHICMISRGVEKIRSNTATIAVLGQFLTDPSAKACFLQNVLDTGGPAV
- the LOC120642073 gene encoding flavanone 3-dioxygenase 1-like translates to MMAQVSSAVPFLPTAAPEATLRPSFVREEDERPRVPHDSFSDEVPVISLEGIDGGGGERRGEIRARVAAACEGWGIFQVVEHGVDAALVAEMTRLAREFFALPPEEKLRFDMSGGKKGGFIVSSHLQGEAVQDWREIVTYFSYPVEARDYSRWPDKPAAWRAVVEQYSEQLMGLSCKLLGLLSEAMGLDTDALAKACVDMDQKVVVNFYPKCPQPDLTLGLKRHTDPGTITLLLQDLVGGLQATRDGGRTWITVKPVEGAFVVNLGDHGHFLSNGRFKNADHQAVVNSECSRLSIATFQNPSPDATVYPLAVREGEAPIMDEPITFAEMYRRKMARDIKLAKLKKQAKAEKQQQQQQLSASKELAVPKPKSLDEILA